A window of Methanolobus sediminis contains these coding sequences:
- a CDS encoding FAD-dependent oxidoreductase has protein sequence MSDEKNNDNQKIIIIGGGAVGMAVATSLTRHSDYSVTVFSADVHTAYSQCGMPFVISGEIEDFKTLIRRDKKILKDMGIDLHLGTRIDSINIKESTVTSGEEKYHFDKLVIATGSKPDIPSNIPGTSLGNVFTLRTLTDAMRIEEALKNASSVVIVGGGSIGTELAAATARRNINTILLNRSHSILSHNVDPDMAEAVQEHLESLGVNVITGYVPSALNGEENVSSVTISSTDFPADLVIFTTGVSPENELAVNAGIDIGSTGGIIVDDYLHPSVSGIFHPDIYCGGECIEVLELMTGKPMLSQVASNARRMAGTITKNLTSKPVKFDPILNPWVAVIGGLQVGTTGITSKKAAENDIKIVTGLATGSTRAEYYPGGSKLFIKLIFSDEYLAGAQVVGGEGVKERIDALTLAIKKRTTVHELANIETCYAPPVATLQDPTGFAAKGALKKMRKKT, from the coding sequence ATGTCAGATGAAAAGAACAATGACAATCAAAAAATAATAATCATTGGTGGTGGAGCAGTCGGCATGGCTGTTGCCACAAGCCTCACACGCCACAGCGATTACTCAGTAACCGTATTTTCTGCAGATGTGCATACTGCTTATAGCCAGTGCGGTATGCCTTTTGTCATTAGTGGAGAAATAGAAGATTTTAAGACACTCATCAGAAGAGATAAAAAAATCTTAAAAGACATGGGTATAGACCTGCACCTTGGAACAAGAATTGATTCTATAAATATCAAAGAAAGCACCGTTACATCAGGTGAAGAAAAATATCATTTTGACAAATTAGTAATTGCAACCGGAAGTAAACCAGATATTCCTTCCAATATCCCAGGAACCTCTCTTGGAAATGTGTTCACGCTCAGAACGCTTACTGATGCCATGAGAATAGAGGAGGCACTCAAAAATGCATCTTCGGTTGTTATTGTAGGAGGAGGTTCCATAGGTACTGAACTGGCGGCTGCAACTGCAAGAAGGAATATAAATACCATTCTTTTGAACAGAAGTCATTCAATACTTTCCCATAATGTTGATCCGGACATGGCTGAAGCCGTGCAGGAGCACCTCGAATCCCTGGGAGTGAATGTAATCACAGGATACGTCCCCTCTGCATTGAACGGTGAAGAGAATGTTAGCTCTGTAACAATTAGCTCCACCGATTTCCCGGCAGACCTTGTGATATTCACCACTGGAGTATCACCAGAGAATGAACTTGCAGTAAACGCAGGAATCGATATCGGCTCTACCGGAGGAATAATAGTTGATGACTATCTCCATCCGTCAGTGTCAGGCATTTTTCACCCTGACATCTACTGCGGAGGAGAATGCATAGAAGTTCTTGAGCTTATGACCGGAAAGCCAATGTTAAGTCAGGTAGCAAGCAACGCTAGAAGAATGGCAGGAACAATAACAAAAAACCTTACATCAAAACCTGTCAAATTCGATCCGATACTTAATCCCTGGGTAGCAGTAATAGGAGGACTTCAGGTAGGGACCACCGGAATCACATCAAAAAAAGCGGCAGAGAACGATATAAAAATAGTAACCGGACTTGCAACCGGCTCAACCAGAGCTGAATATTACCCCGGGGGAAGCAAGCTTTTCATCAAACTCATATTCAGCGATGAATATCTCGCAGGAGCACAGGTGGTAGGAGGAGAAGGAGTAAAAGAACGCATCGATGCTCTCACACTTGCCATCAAAAAGAGAACAACGGTTCATGAGCTTGCAAACATAGAGACCTGCTATGCTCCGCCAGTAGCTACACTTCAGGACCCTACAGGTTTTGCCGCAAAAGGCGCATTGAAAAAGATGAGAAAGAAAACATGA
- the dnaG gene encoding DNA primase DnaG, producing the protein MQNADTTKYIIHSKISADGIIERPDIVGAIFGQTEGLLGSDLDLRDLQKTGRIGRIEVVVGAKGGKTKGTILIPSSLDKVETSILAASLETIDRVGPCSAKIEVTHIEDVRATKRHQIIERAKYIYKGMFDENLPESQEIADEVRQSVRVEEMQYFGKNKIPCGPTVFDSDAIIVVEGRADVLNLLKYGIKNTICVGGTNVPPEVAEFTKKKDTVTAFTDGDRGGELIIKELVQVANIDYIARAPDGKSVEDLVQKEIVRSLRQKVPVEQVIDKYLVKDQGSSDDNGRVQRLPKRKERRPAPTPAPASEVKRVATSTVKRTPRDARGRDNRKKEPRDQQSREDRVAVEKQVEAPKTKVPASPENKRFKDHANDLIGTFSARFLDGKDNVVNETAVRDLVSTLKDYEAEVKTVVFDGVVTQRILDIAADKGIERLIGAKVGSVTKRPASVKVLTAASL; encoded by the coding sequence ATGCAAAATGCAGATACTACAAAATATATAATTCATTCAAAAATTAGCGCAGATGGAATAATAGAACGCCCGGATATAGTAGGTGCCATCTTTGGTCAGACCGAGGGTCTTCTTGGTTCCGATCTTGACCTTCGTGACCTTCAGAAAACAGGACGTATCGGCAGGATCGAGGTTGTTGTCGGTGCGAAAGGTGGAAAGACAAAGGGTACTATCCTTATTCCTTCAAGTCTTGACAAGGTTGAGACTTCAATCCTTGCAGCTTCACTTGAGACCATAGACAGAGTCGGTCCATGCAGCGCAAAGATAGAGGTTACTCATATAGAGGATGTCAGGGCTACCAAGCGTCACCAGATTATTGAGAGGGCTAAGTACATTTACAAGGGAATGTTCGATGAGAACCTTCCGGAATCCCAGGAGATTGCTGATGAAGTGCGCCAGTCTGTAAGGGTCGAGGAAATGCAGTATTTTGGCAAGAACAAGATACCATGTGGTCCTACTGTGTTTGATTCCGACGCTATTATCGTAGTTGAAGGCCGCGCAGACGTTCTTAACCTTTTGAAATACGGTATAAAGAATACTATTTGTGTTGGCGGTACAAATGTTCCTCCTGAAGTTGCCGAATTTACAAAGAAAAAGGATACTGTAACTGCTTTCACTGACGGTGACCGTGGAGGGGAGCTTATCATTAAGGAACTTGTCCAGGTTGCTAACATCGACTACATTGCAAGGGCACCTGACGGAAAGAGTGTCGAGGATCTTGTTCAGAAAGAGATTGTCAGGTCACTCAGGCAGAAAGTCCCTGTTGAGCAGGTAATTGACAAATATCTTGTCAAGGACCAGGGTTCATCCGATGACAATGGTCGTGTGCAGCGTTTACCTAAACGCAAGGAAAGAAGACCTGCTCCAACCCCTGCACCTGCTTCTGAAGTGAAGCGTGTTGCTACTTCTACTGTAAAACGAACTCCAAGAGATGCCCGTGGAAGGGATAACAGGAAGAAAGAACCAAGAGATCAACAGTCACGTGAAGATCGGGTTGCTGTTGAAAAGCAGGTTGAAGCTCCTAAGACTAAGGTTCCTGCCTCCCCGGAGAACAAGAGATTTAAAGATCATGCAAACGACCTGATAGGTACTTTTAGTGCACGTTTCCTTGATGGCAAGGATAATGTTGTCAATGAAACTGCTGTCAGGGATCTTGTAAGCACTCTCAAGGACTACGAGGCCGAAGTCAAAACAGTTGTGTTTGATGGTGTGGTTACTCAAAGGATTCTTGATATTGCTGCAGATAAAGGCATAGAACGCCTTATAGGTGCAAAAGTAGGCAGTGTTACCAAAAGACCTGCTTCTGTAAAAGTTCTTACTGCAGCTTCTCTATAA
- a CDS encoding UPF0058 family protein — protein sequence MHKDELIQLHTLMAQIRRHFEHMGMDTPFAEYDSLSISPLHVHRSKAEHKHAIFVLGNDIAAALSRDDTSGIGRTSERMHELAMKAGSQLLHTN from the coding sequence ATGCATAAAGATGAATTAATACAGTTGCACACATTAATGGCACAGATCAGAAGACACTTTGAGCACATGGGTATGGATACTCCATTCGCGGAGTATGACTCACTATCCATAAGTCCTCTGCATGTTCATAGGAGCAAGGCAGAGCACAAACATGCAATATTCGTTCTTGGTAACGACATTGCAGCAGCTCTTTCTCGGGATGACACTTCCGGAATAGGAAGGACATCTGAAAGGATGCATGAGCTTGCTATGAAGGCAGGCAGCCAGTTGTTACATACTAACTAG
- a CDS encoding N-acetyltransferase: MLVIRNFEPSDFEEVLEIESQAFSEHNPFLYMNFYEMNSEGFLVAEYNGYIAGFVVGYKLSETEGRIFSLAVREGFRSMGIGARLMDAILSVFVCKLLTFASLEVRITNTRAQDFYKRRDFIACWVQHGYYSDGEDGIIMKKRLTPSISLSI; the protein is encoded by the coding sequence ATGTTAGTAATAAGGAACTTTGAGCCATCAGATTTCGAAGAGGTTCTGGAGATAGAGTCACAAGCTTTCTCGGAACACAATCCTTTCCTTTATATGAACTTCTACGAAATGAACAGTGAAGGGTTCCTTGTTGCAGAATACAACGGTTACATAGCAGGATTTGTTGTAGGATATAAGCTATCTGAAACAGAAGGACGGATCTTTTCTCTTGCCGTAAGAGAGGGATTCAGAAGCATGGGCATTGGTGCCCGGCTTATGGACGCCATCCTTTCAGTGTTTGTATGCAAGCTTCTGACATTTGCAAGTCTGGAAGTTAGAATAACAAATACAAGAGCCCAAGATTTTTACAAACGCAGGGACTTTATAGCCTGCTGGGTACAACACGGCTATTATTCGGATGGAGAGGATGGCATCATTATGAAAAAGCGCCTGACACCATCAATCTCATTGTCCATTTAA
- the arcS gene encoding archaeosine synthase subunit alpha: protein MTRYFEVQQRDGAARIGKFLLKEDIRTPYIIDTRSLGKPESPIIDGGSLWKYPGFEEAQEHLREIRQKTGEDALIILPHQDLTPEAPKNVTIKLVEKAEGMEDSGATGAIYITGQQVKEHDLYVMEGAGCFENNARAFLSVLLEMKKNIAPDTAIYAPNIAIPENLAMLIYLGVDVFDNTKAIVAGHNDIYLTTAGQFYLDSLAELPCRCSACSSTDLTSLRAMDKKSRAAILEKHNINAMEAEAALVRERIRAGTLREYIEGQCRVNTWLTALMRLTDAEYDFVESQNAIARNNTLVATCGESQNRAEIVRYAKRIQERYTPPASDVLLLLPCSARKPYSTSNSHWKFINALGKSRKFVHEVIITSPLGIVPRELELTYPAAHYDTTVTGYWDAEEREWVASCLEDYLTKHKYTSIVAHVEDAYRVICEMVAEKLGINIIYTSLGNVSSPESLKNLSKTVSELCTGRKRGHEQTQKDLMKAVADYQFGKGSGDILVPEGSTVKGPFPKHQIFVGKKQLITLIPQYGTLAITIEGAKALQEQGRYTVKIDDFVPRGSLLAPGVIDADPLIRPNDEVIIIGEKAIAVGRANMNGDEMRRSNRGVAVDLRHVKKLE, encoded by the coding sequence ATGACACGATACTTTGAGGTACAGCAGCGGGACGGTGCTGCAAGGATAGGGAAATTCCTATTGAAGGAAGATATCCGTACACCTTATATTATAGATACAAGAAGCCTGGGTAAGCCTGAAAGCCCGATAATAGACGGCGGATCACTCTGGAAATATCCCGGCTTTGAAGAAGCTCAGGAACATCTCAGGGAAATAAGACAAAAAACCGGTGAAGATGCGCTTATAATACTTCCACATCAGGACCTTACACCGGAAGCTCCAAAGAATGTGACAATCAAACTGGTTGAGAAAGCCGAGGGAATGGAAGACTCTGGTGCTACCGGAGCTATTTACATAACCGGACAGCAGGTAAAAGAGCATGACCTGTACGTTATGGAAGGAGCCGGATGCTTTGAGAACAATGCAAGAGCTTTTCTCAGTGTTCTTTTAGAAATGAAAAAGAACATCGCTCCTGATACTGCAATTTATGCACCTAACATAGCAATTCCTGAAAATCTGGCAATGCTGATCTACCTCGGAGTCGATGTCTTTGATAATACCAAAGCAATAGTTGCCGGACACAACGATATTTACCTTACAACTGCCGGGCAGTTCTATCTTGATTCACTTGCAGAGTTGCCATGCCGATGCAGTGCATGCTCATCCACTGACCTGACAAGCCTCAGGGCCATGGATAAAAAGAGCCGTGCAGCAATTCTTGAAAAACACAACATCAACGCCATGGAAGCGGAAGCTGCACTTGTAAGGGAAAGAATACGTGCAGGAACTCTGCGTGAGTATATTGAAGGACAGTGCAGAGTGAACACCTGGCTTACGGCACTTATGAGACTTACTGATGCAGAGTATGACTTTGTGGAAAGCCAGAATGCTATTGCAAGGAATAACACACTGGTTGCCACCTGTGGAGAATCGCAGAACAGGGCAGAGATCGTAAGATATGCTAAAAGGATTCAGGAAAGATACACACCTCCTGCATCTGATGTGCTGCTACTGCTACCATGTTCTGCCAGAAAACCATATTCCACTTCAAACTCACACTGGAAATTCATCAATGCTCTTGGCAAGAGCAGGAAATTCGTCCATGAGGTAATAATCACATCCCCTCTTGGAATTGTCCCAAGGGAACTGGAACTAACATATCCTGCTGCGCATTATGATACTACAGTAACAGGTTACTGGGATGCAGAAGAAAGGGAATGGGTAGCGTCCTGTCTTGAAGATTACCTGACAAAGCACAAATACACAAGTATTGTTGCACATGTTGAAGATGCATACCGTGTTATATGTGAGATGGTTGCAGAAAAGCTTGGTATAAATATAATATATACGAGTCTTGGTAATGTTTCATCACCGGAATCACTGAAAAATCTCAGCAAAACAGTGTCAGAACTCTGTACCGGAAGAAAACGCGGACATGAGCAGACACAGAAAGACCTCATGAAAGCTGTTGCAGACTACCAGTTCGGCAAAGGTTCCGGAGATATTCTTGTTCCTGAAGGTTCAACTGTCAAAGGACCATTCCCCAAACACCAGATATTTGTCGGGAAAAAACAGCTTATAACACTTATACCGCAATATGGAACACTGGCCATTACCATAGAAGGGGCAAAAGCCCTTCAGGAACAAGGCAGATATACCGTTAAAATAGATGACTTTGTGCCGCGTGGCTCTCTTCTGGCACCTGGCGTTATTGATGCAGATCCGTTGATCAGACCAAATGATGAGGTTATAATCATCGGAGAAAAAGCAATTGCAGTCGGAAGAGCAAATATGAACGGAGATGAGATGAGAAGATCAAACCGTGGAGTTGCAGTTGATCTGCGCCACGTAAAAAAGCTCGAATAA
- a CDS encoding FAD-binding oxidoreductase produces the protein MQKSDLLKKLQEIVGDEHVSASAAELYCYSCDASQIRGMPDFVIRPVSTEQISKIVSLANENEIPVTARGAGTGLAGGAVPVEGGIVLDMSSMNRILETDLDNLQVTIEPGIVQEKLNQALEPYGLFFPPDPGSSAMCTLGGLIANNGSGMRSVKYGTTRNYVLGLEVVLADGTVINTGSKASKSVAGYSLTDLFVGSEGTLGIITKATLRLRALPKERSVLLASFEDPELAGQAVVKVLSSGIVPSACEILDRNIIEAINTFDPKIGLPKAGAILMFEVDGTENTVREGIEMIKDACSTLATSIRAASDKKERDEIWAARRLVGAAVSRLDPLRTRVYVGEDIGVPIKELPGMLHKVREISEEFKLPIMTYGHIGDGNLHTGMCIDVLSDAEWEKLNKAADKIHRTAIGIGGTVTAEHGVGSARAAYLDLELGKALDVMILIKNALDPKGILNPGKMGV, from the coding sequence ATGCAAAAATCCGATTTACTTAAAAAACTGCAGGAAATAGTAGGAGATGAGCACGTTTCCGCATCAGCTGCAGAACTTTATTGTTATTCATGTGATGCCTCACAGATAAGGGGCATGCCTGATTTTGTTATCAGGCCTGTAAGTACTGAACAGATATCGAAGATAGTCAGTCTTGCAAATGAGAATGAGATTCCTGTAACCGCAAGAGGTGCGGGTACAGGACTTGCCGGAGGGGCTGTTCCGGTAGAAGGCGGCATTGTACTTGACATGTCAAGCATGAACAGAATACTTGAAACAGACCTTGACAATCTTCAGGTAACCATCGAGCCGGGTATTGTCCAGGAAAAACTGAATCAGGCACTTGAACCATATGGTCTTTTCTTCCCACCGGACCCTGGAAGTTCAGCAATGTGTACCCTTGGTGGGCTTATTGCAAACAACGGAAGTGGAATGCGCTCTGTAAAATACGGAACCACCCGCAACTATGTGCTTGGACTTGAAGTTGTTCTTGCGGATGGAACTGTGATCAATACAGGTTCCAAGGCATCAAAATCAGTTGCAGGTTATTCACTCACTGATCTTTTTGTAGGATCAGAAGGTACACTTGGTATTATCACAAAAGCTACTCTAAGACTAAGGGCACTTCCAAAGGAACGTTCGGTCTTGCTTGCTTCTTTTGAAGATCCAGAACTTGCAGGTCAGGCAGTAGTAAAAGTCCTCTCCTCAGGAATCGTTCCTTCTGCATGTGAAATTCTTGACAGGAATATCATAGAGGCAATTAACACATTTGACCCTAAGATCGGCTTGCCAAAAGCAGGTGCCATCCTGATGTTCGAGGTGGATGGAACTGAGAACACGGTCCGTGAAGGAATAGAAATGATAAAGGATGCATGCAGCACCCTTGCAACAAGTATCAGGGCAGCTTCGGACAAGAAGGAAAGAGATGAGATATGGGCTGCCAGAAGACTTGTAGGAGCGGCGGTTTCCAGACTGGATCCACTCCGCACCCGTGTTTATGTAGGTGAGGACATCGGTGTCCCGATAAAAGAGCTTCCTGGAATGCTTCACAAGGTACGTGAGATATCTGAAGAGTTCAAGCTTCCCATCATGACTTACGGTCATATAGGTGATGGAAATCTTCACACAGGAATGTGCATAGATGTGCTAAGCGATGCTGAATGGGAGAAGCTGAACAAGGCTGCTGACAAAATACACCGCACTGCTATAGGTATTGGCGGAACGGTCACTGCAGAGCATGGAGTTGGCAGTGCCAGAGCAGCGTATCTTGACCTTGAACTTGGAAAAGCTCTTGATGTAATGATATTGATTAAAAACGCACTGGACCCGAAGGGTATTCTCAACCCGGGTAAGATGGGGGTCTGA
- a CDS encoding (Fe-S)-binding protein translates to MNDTDMRSILKCVRCGTCRAVCPVFEVNGWESSGSRGRMLVAHGISQGLEVDQGVFDSINTCTTCGLCEQICPSGASPVKVIENLRHQLVLQGKMTDAQKLIRTDALEKGNPLGESKDRMAWLGDSRNDLPEKSEYVFFAGCLASYRYPEITKKTFDILRKFGVTVLEEEVCCGSPLLRTGSDPSELMSKNLEQIKKIGAHTVITGCAGCYTTLKNDFPEELNVLHVTEFLADRLDELDLKKLDLKVTYHDPCHLGRCNGVFDAPRQIIKSVCYLEEMKSNREKSKCCGAGGGVLKGYPELSLELSKNRLEEIPKDVDYLVTACPLCRTNLKRGGPKVDVLDVIDLLEMAMG, encoded by the coding sequence ATGAACGATACAGACATGCGTTCTATACTGAAATGTGTACGTTGTGGTACATGCCGTGCAGTATGCCCGGTTTTTGAAGTGAACGGCTGGGAATCATCAGGTTCACGTGGCCGTATGCTTGTAGCACATGGGATATCCCAGGGACTTGAGGTAGACCAGGGTGTCTTCGATAGTATTAACACCTGTACTACATGCGGACTTTGCGAACAGATCTGTCCTTCAGGTGCATCTCCTGTCAAGGTTATAGAAAACTTAAGGCACCAGCTTGTGCTTCAGGGTAAGATGACAGATGCACAGAAGCTGATACGCACAGATGCTCTTGAAAAAGGAAACCCTCTTGGTGAGTCTAAGGACAGGATGGCATGGTTGGGTGATTCCAGAAATGACCTTCCTGAAAAGTCAGAATATGTATTCTTTGCAGGTTGTCTTGCATCTTACCGCTATCCGGAGATTACAAAGAAGACATTTGATATCCTGAGGAAGTTCGGAGTAACTGTACTTGAAGAAGAAGTTTGCTGTGGTTCCCCACTTCTGAGAACCGGCTCTGACCCATCCGAGCTTATGTCAAAGAACCTTGAGCAGATCAAAAAGATAGGTGCTCACACAGTTATCACAGGCTGTGCAGGTTGCTATACAACCTTGAAGAATGATTTCCCGGAAGAATTGAATGTTCTCCATGTTACTGAGTTCCTTGCAGACCGTCTTGATGAGCTGGACCTGAAAAAACTTGACTTGAAAGTTACTTATCATGACCCATGTCACCTTGGAAGGTGCAATGGTGTATTCGACGCTCCAAGGCAGATCATAAAATCAGTCTGTTATCTTGAGGAAATGAAGAGCAACAGGGAAAAATCCAAATGTTGCGGAGCAGGTGGTGGAGTCTTAAAAGGTTATCCTGAACTCTCACTTGAACTCTCAAAGAACAGGCTTGAAGAGATACCAAAGGATGTTGACTATCTGGTAACTGCATGCCCTCTTTGCCGCACAAATCTCAAACGTGGTGGCCCAAAGGTTGATGTTCTTGATGTTATCGATCTGCTTGAAATGGCTATGGGATAG
- a CDS encoding YgiQ family radical SAM protein, producing the protein MSLEEAKKKGWDELDVIIVTGDAYVDHPGFGTSIIGRVLEDAGYRVGVIAQPKWDDVEEFKKLGKPRLFFAISAGNTDSMVSNYTPSKRLRHDDAYSPGNEAGLRPNRASIVYSNRLKEAYPDTPRIIGGIEASLRRFAQYDYWSDKVRQSILADAPADLIVYGMGELQILEIADRLNKGIPVSDITDIDGTVWKMDIKTWKEKKDELLESRIEIPPYVEVSKNKELYASAFKTVYQEQNHIKGHAIIQVHPKTVIIQNKPMRPLTTEELDHVYELPFTRETHPSYDEPVPALDMVRFSINTHRGCFGACSFCAIALHQGRMIRSRSMESILREAEGFTEIKDFKGTINGLGGPSANMYGMDCKNWEDKGVCKDKICIYPKACPSLNTSHKKLIELMRRLREIPGIKKVFVGYGVRYDLALLDEEYMEELCAHHVSGQLKVAPENYCDKVTDAMKKPDREVFEKFEEKFKEINEKLGKDQYLVAFLMSSHPGCTLNDMIETAEYIRDTGRYTKQVQDFTPTPMTAATCMFHTGIDPFTGKKIYVATSQKDKSIQRAMLHYREPGNYNLVYEGLKRANRLDLVGNSWNCLISRKKGGKRGW; encoded by the coding sequence ATGAGCCTTGAAGAAGCAAAAAAGAAAGGCTGGGACGAACTTGACGTAATTATTGTCACAGGTGATGCATATGTGGATCATCCAGGATTTGGTACCAGCATCATTGGCAGAGTTCTTGAGGACGCAGGTTACAGAGTAGGAGTTATTGCACAGCCAAAATGGGATGATGTAGAGGAATTCAAGAAACTTGGAAAACCACGTCTTTTCTTTGCTATCAGTGCAGGTAACACTGATTCAATGGTAAGCAACTACACACCATCAAAACGACTCAGACATGATGACGCATATTCCCCCGGTAATGAAGCAGGATTAAGACCTAACCGTGCATCCATTGTTTACTCCAACCGCCTGAAAGAAGCTTATCCTGATACTCCGAGGATAATCGGAGGAATTGAAGCATCCTTGCGCCGCTTCGCGCAATATGATTACTGGTCTGACAAAGTACGCCAGTCAATACTTGCAGACGCTCCTGCAGACCTCATTGTTTATGGAATGGGCGAACTACAGATACTTGAGATCGCAGACAGACTCAACAAAGGGATTCCTGTATCGGATATCACAGACATTGATGGAACTGTCTGGAAAATGGACATCAAGACATGGAAAGAGAAAAAAGATGAATTGCTTGAGAGCAGGATAGAAATCCCGCCTTATGTAGAAGTATCAAAGAACAAAGAACTCTATGCAAGCGCATTCAAAACGGTTTATCAGGAACAGAACCACATTAAAGGACACGCCATTATCCAGGTCCATCCAAAGACAGTCATAATACAGAATAAACCCATGCGCCCACTCACAACTGAAGAGCTGGACCACGTTTATGAACTTCCATTCACCAGAGAGACGCATCCGTCATACGATGAACCTGTCCCCGCACTTGATATGGTCAGATTCTCCATTAACACACACAGAGGTTGCTTCGGTGCCTGTTCTTTCTGTGCCATTGCCCTGCATCAGGGAAGAATGATACGCAGCCGCAGCATGGAATCAATTCTCAGGGAAGCAGAAGGTTTCACCGAAATAAAAGATTTCAAAGGTACTATAAACGGACTAGGTGGTCCGTCTGCCAATATGTATGGAATGGACTGCAAGAACTGGGAAGACAAAGGTGTATGTAAGGACAAGATCTGTATCTATCCGAAAGCCTGCCCGTCACTTAATACAAGTCATAAGAAACTCATCGAGCTTATGCGCAGGCTCAGGGAAATTCCAGGGATTAAGAAGGTCTTTGTAGGATATGGTGTGCGCTATGACCTTGCGCTGCTTGATGAAGAATACATGGAAGAACTATGTGCTCACCACGTAAGCGGGCAACTGAAGGTTGCACCTGAAAATTATTGCGACAAAGTTACCGATGCCATGAAAAAACCTGACAGGGAAGTATTCGAGAAATTCGAAGAAAAATTCAAGGAGATAAATGAGAAACTTGGCAAAGACCAGTATCTTGTTGCTTTCCTTATGTCAAGTCATCCGGGATGTACTCTTAATGACATGATAGAAACTGCTGAATATATCAGGGATACCGGACGCTATACCAAGCAGGTTCAGGATTTTACCCCTACTCCCATGACTGCGGCAACATGCATGTTCCATACAGGAATCGATCCTTTCACCGGGAAGAAGATATATGTGGCAACTTCCCAGAAAGATAAAAGCATACAGAGAGCAATGCTTCACTACCGTGAGCCAGGGAACTATAATCTGGTGTATGAAGGATTGAAGCGTGCCAACCGGCTCGATCTTGTTGGGAATTCCTGGAACTGCCTGATAAGCCGCAAGAAAGGAGGTAAAAGAGGATGGTAA
- a CDS encoding MBL fold metallo-hydrolase has translation MQVKHFIIGLYDANSYLINGKILVDTGMSTEGLISAITENIDIKDLELIILTHCHYDHTASAQAIADISGAKIAIHKDDEPLLSNDTISAAAMFGNKAPVIKPDMLLEEGDRIPIGNDEELEVIHTPGHTPGGICLYEANSKSLFSGDTVFPNGSIGRTDFQGGNRSQLTESINKLVQLDVKTLYPGHGEVTSNDVNTQIQFSLRMSKSMLL, from the coding sequence ATGCAGGTCAAACATTTTATTATCGGGCTTTATGACGCTAACTCATACCTCATTAACGGAAAAATACTGGTGGATACCGGAATGAGCACAGAAGGCCTTATCTCTGCTATCACAGAGAACATTGACATCAAGGATCTTGAACTTATAATACTCACACACTGCCACTACGACCACACAGCATCCGCACAGGCAATAGCAGACATCAGCGGTGCAAAGATAGCCATCCATAAAGACGATGAACCACTCCTGAGCAATGACACGATAAGTGCAGCAGCAATGTTTGGAAACAAGGCACCTGTAATCAAGCCTGACATGCTTCTGGAAGAAGGCGACAGGATACCCATAGGAAATGATGAGGAACTGGAAGTAATTCATACACCCGGCCACACCCCAGGCGGAATCTGCCTCTACGAAGCAAATTCAAAGAGCCTTTTTTCAGGGGACACAGTATTTCCCAACGGAAGCATCGGACGCACTGATTTTCAGGGTGGCAACCGCAGCCAACTGACCGAATCAATCAACAAACTTGTACAGCTTGATGTCAAAACACTTTACCCGGGACACGGCGAAGTTACATCAAATGATGTTAACACGCAGATACAATTCTCCCTTCGCATGTCCAAAAGCATGTTACTCTAA